Within the Cupriavidus malaysiensis genome, the region GCCTCGGCGCTGGCGCGGCTGGCGCAGCCGGCGCCCGCCGCGGTGGCGGCCGGTGCCGCCGCGTCGGCAGATCCGGGCGGCAGCGGCCAGTGAGCCGGCGTCCCCCACAGCAAGATTCGAACAGGAAGAGAGCGAGATGACACGCAACCAACGCCATGCCAGCCGCCCGCGCGGCATCCGCATCGCCCTGCTGCTGGCGCTGGGCCTGCCCGGCGCGCTGGCCTGGGCGCAGGCGCCCGCCGGCGGCGGCGAGGCCGCGCCGCCGGAACTGAGCGGCCGCCCGGCGCTGCGCCCCATCGGTGAGAACACGCGCTACGTGCTCGAGGTCCAGCGCAGCGGCGCGGAAGCCGGCCCGCTGCTGCCCATGCGCGGCGA harbors:
- a CDS encoding DUF3613 domain-containing protein translates to MTRNQRHASRPRGIRIALLLALGLPGALAWAQAPAGGGEAAPPELSGRPALRPIGENTRYVLEVQRSGAEAGPLLPMRGEQAALGYLRYMQSFRYQIPEFYSGQTSSSGLRGSAANSSGTLPATAQ